Sequence from the Microbacterium sp. 1.5R genome:
TTCTTCGAAATCCTCACATCCTCGTCGAGCACCGGGAACGCCGCCTCACGCACCTCGTCGGCCCACAGCAGCGTCTGCAGCACGAGCACCTTGCCACGCACGCGGAGTGCGGCCAGTCGGGTCTTCTGTCGCAGCGTGAAGCGCACGATCGCCGTGCGGTCGGTCTGTTCGAGCGTCTTGCGCAGCAGCACGTACGCCTTCGGTGACTTGGAGTCCGGTTCGAGGTAGTACGGCTTGTCGAGGGTCAGCAAATCGACCTGGTCGGAGGGCACGAACTCGACGACGTCGATCTCGCGGCTCTTCTCCGCCGGCAGCGCCGCCAGATCGTCCTTCGTGAGCACGACCGTCTGCCCTTCCTCGACGTAGGCGCGATCGATGTCGGCGTAGGCGACGGTCTCGCCGCACACCTCACAGGTGCGCTGGTACCGGATCCGGCCGCCGTCCTTCTCGTGCACCTGGTGCAGCGGCACATCATGGTCCTCGGTGGCGGAATACACCTTGACGGGCACGTTCACGAGGCCGAAGGTGAGCGCACCTTTCCAGATCGTTCTCATGACCCCAGTGAACACCAGCCGCGCGGCTCACGGCCAGTACCTTGACTACGCTGGCGTCATGGTCGCAGAGGCGCAGAACGTGCAGATCGATGGCCGCCGGCTGCGCATCACCAACCTCGACAAGGTCGTCTACCCCGAGACCGGCACCACGAAGGGCGAGATCATCGCCTACTACACGGCGATCGCGCCGCACCTCCTCCCTCTGCTCGCGGGCCGCCCCGTGACCCGCAAGCGCTGGGTGGAAGGGGTGGGGACCGCGGATGCTCCCGCCGACGCGTTCTTCACGAAGCAGCTCGAGCCGGGAGCTCCGGAATGGATCCCCCGACAGCCGATCCGGCACTCGGACGGCCCCAAGGAGTATCCCCTCGTCCAGGACGTTCCCACGCTGGTCTGGCTCGCGCAGGTCGCCGCGATCGAGCTGCACGTGCCGCAGTGGCGCTTCGCCTCCGACGGCATGCCGGGAAAGCCGGATCGGCTCGTCCTGGATCTCGACCCGGGCCCGGGGGTCGGGCTCGCCCAGTGCGCCGAGGTCGCACGGATCGCACGCAGCCTGCTCAGCGACATCGGACTCGATCCGGTGCCCGTGACCAGCGGAAGCAAAGGGATCCACCTCTACGCCGCCCTCCCCGGGCAGCAGACGAGCGCAGAGATATCCGCGGTCGTGAAGGAGATCGCCCGTCTGATCGAGACCGAGCATCCGGATCTCGCCACGAGCACGATGGCCAAGGCCGCGCGCGGCGGCAAGGTCTTTCTCGACTGGAGCCAGAACAACGGCAAGAAGACGACGATCTCGCCGTACTCGATGCGTGGTCGCGCGCACCCCTGGGTGGCGGCTCCGCGCACCTGGGACGAACTCGACGACCCCGACCTCGCGCAGCTCGACTTCGCGACGGTGCTCGAGCGTGCGGGTTCCGGGCAGGACCCCATCGCTCCGCTTCTCGCCGCCCAGGAGGGCCCCCCGGACACCACCTCTGCGCCGGGCCCCCGCGTCGACGCACACGGCGCGAACTCGCATGCGAGCCGCCACCGCCCGCGGACGACCGGTGCGGCACCACTGGCCTCGTCGTCTCCCCCCTCCGTCTCCCCCATGCTGGCCGAGAACGGCACGCCGGCGATCGCCCGCACTCTGAGCTCTCCGTCGTGGGTGGAGGTGAAGTGGGACGGCATCAGGGCCATCGGAACCTGGGCGGACGGACGGATGCTGCTGCATGCCCGCAGCGGCACCGACATCACGGCCCGCTACCCCGAGCTGACTGCCGACGGCGCGCCGTTCCTGCCCGTGTCCGATGCGATCATCGATGGCGAGATCGTCGCCTTCGATGCGCAGGGCAGGCCGAGCTTCTCGATGCTGCAGAACCGCATGCACCTGACCCGGCCCCGCGAGATCGAACGCGAGGTCGTGCGCACGCCCATCGTCTACATGGCTTTCGATCTGCTCCGACTGAACGGTCACGACCTCAGCACCATGGCGCTGTCGGAGCGACGGACCCTCCTCGAGGAGGTCGTCGCCGACCTCGATGCGCCGGTGCAGGTCCCGCCCGTGTTCGACGATCTCGACGCCGCTCTCGCGGCGAGCGACGAGTTCGGCCTCGAGGGCGTCGTCGTCAAGGATCCGTCCTCGCGGTACCGTCCGGGCCAGCGCTCACCGGCCTGGCTGAAGATCAAGCACACCCGCATGCAGGAGGTCGTGATCGTCGGTATCCGCCCCGGCAAGGGCGACCGGGAGGGCACGTTCGGCTCCCTGCTGCTCGCGGTCCCCGAGTCCGGACGGCTGCGCTATGTCGGTCGCGTCGGCACGGGATTCACCGACCGGATGCTGCGCGACCTGCTGAGCCGGCTCGCTCCCCTGCGCACCGACTCCGCGCCCCTCGAGGACGTGCCCGCGCTCGATGCGTCGGATGCGCTCTGGGTCCGACCTGAGCTCGTCGGCGAGGTCGAGTTCGCGAACTGGACCCCGGACGGCGTTCTGCGTCACTCCCGTTGGCGGGGACTCCGGCCGGATAAGACTCCCGACGAGGTGATCGTCGAGTCCTGACCGTCAGGCGTGGTGCGGTTGGCAGTCGGACTGCTCCGCGGGCTCGATCTGGAAGGTCGAGTGAGCGACGTCGAAGTGGTGCGACAGACACGACTGGAGGTCGCTCAGCAGCTTCGCCGAACGTCCATCGGCGAGGAGAGCCGGGTCGACGCTGACGTGCGCACTGAACACCGGAGCACCGCGAGTGAGCTGCCAGACGTGCACGTCATGCACGCCGACGACTCCGTCGTAGTCGAGGAGGTGCTGTCGGATCTCGCTGACCGCAGTGCCCTGGGGCGCTGATTCGGAGAGCACCGAGAACACCTCGCGGAGCAGCGCGATGGCTCGCGGGATGATGAGCACGGCGATCATGATCGACGCGAGCGCGTCGGCGGGCATCCATCCGGTCGTGACGATCACGATCGCTGCGATGATCACCATCGCCGACCCGATCAGGTCGCCCATCACCTCGAGGTAGGCGCCGCGGACGTTCATGCTGGTGCGCTGCGCGCGGCTCAGCAGCCACATCGAGATGGCGTTCGCGACAAGACCCACGACGGCGACGATGAGCATCAGCCCGCCGACCACCTCGGTCTCCCCCGGGTTGATCAGACGACCGATGGCCTCCACCCCCACCCACCCGGCGAGGAGGATCAGGATGATCGCGTTGATGAGCGCCCCGAACACCTCGGCGCGCTGGTATCCGAACGTGCGGCGGTCGTCGGCAGGTCGGGCGGCGACGGCCGCCGCGATGAGCGCGATCACCAGAGCCGAGGCGTCTGTGAACATGTGAGCCGCATCCGCCAGCAGCGCGAGAGAACCGGTCAGCAGTGCACCCACGATCTGCACCACCATGATCGTCGCGGTCAGTGTCAGCGAGATCGCCAGAAGACGGCGATGGTTCGCGGAGCGGATGCCGCCCGCGGCGGGCGCATGATCGTGCATGTCTCCAGGCTAGACCGGCTCGCACACCCGCCGGCGGGTCTCAGCCCAGTCGGGAATGGTGATGATTCTCAGTAACCGCGGGGCCGTCAGCGCTGGCGAGAGTACTCGAGCACGACGCACCCGTTGTCGAACGAGCGCACCTCGTCGAGACGGAACTGGGTCGGGGCGAAGGGGTGGCTCGCCATCGGGATGCCGGACCCCGCGATCGTCGGGTACTTCTTGACGATGAGGCGATCGATCTCGTCGAGGAGCACCCCGGCGAGTCCGGCCCCACCCGCGAGGTAGATGCCGAGGCCGGGTTCCGCCTTGAGCGCGCGGACCCGCGCGACAGGATCCGTGCGCACGATCTCGACGTTGGCTTCGCCCGGATCGTTCAGCGAGCGACTGAACACGACGGTCCGCAACTGCGAGTACGGGTCTGTGATGCCGACCTGCAGTGCGGGTTCGTAGGTGCGACGCCCCATCACGACGGTGTCGAAGCGGGTGACCGCTGCGCTCGCGCCGCCCCGCGCCGCGCGCACATGCGCAGGCTGGATGTCGGGGAGTTCCGTGCCGAGAGCGTCGGCGAACGCAGCGGTCACGGGGAAGAAATCGACCTCGTCGTCCGGGCCGGCGATGAATCCGTCGAGCGTGACGCCGACGTAGTAGGTGAGTTCTCGCATGTCGTCAGAGTAACCACTACGCATGAAGTACGTCAACCGTAGTGAATGCCGCCGACTCAGAGAGCGGCGAGCAACGGCAGCAGTTCCGCGAACGCGCGCGCACGGTGCGACTGCGCCTGCTTCTCGCCGGCAGTGAGATCGCCGACCGTGCGCTCCGCCCCCTCGGGCTGTCCGTCCGGGACGAAGATGGGGTCGTAACCGAATCCGCCGCCTCCGGATGCTTCGCGCGCGAGACGTCCCGGCCAGTTCCCGACGACCACGTGCTCGGCTCCGTCCGGAGTCACGAGCGCGATCGTCGAGTTGAAGTGAGCAGCGCGGTGAGGATCCGCGATGTCGCGCAGCTGGTCGAGCAGCAGCTCGAGGTTCGCCGCGGCATCCTTCTTCTGCCCCGCCCAATAGGCCGAGAAGACACCGGGCGACCCGCCCAGCACGTCGACGCAGATGCCGGAGTCGTCGGCGAGCGCCGCGAGTCCCGTGTGCGCCGACGCGGCGCGAGCCTTGATCAGCGCGTTCTCCGCGAACGTGACGCCGTCCTCGACGGGCTCCGGTCCGTCATACGCGATGATCTCGAGATCAGGGCGAGCGGATGCCACGATCTGTTGGAACTCCGCGACCTTGTGCGGATTGTGCGTGGCGAGGACGACCTTCATCAGCCCGCGAGCGCCTTCAGCTGGTGATCCTTCAGGTCGGCGCAGCCCGCGACGCCCAGGTCGAGCAGGGCGTCGAGCTCGCGCTTGTCGAACGGCGCTCCTTCAGCCGTGCCCTGCACCTCGACGAAGAGCCCGCGGCCCGTGACCACGATGTTCATGTCGGTCTCGGCGCGGACGTCCTCGACATATGCCAGATCCAGCATGGGCTCGCCGTCGATGATCCCGACCGAGATCGCAGCCACGGAGTCGAGCAACGGCGTCGCGTTCTTGCCGATGAACTTCTTCTCGCGCCCCCACTCGATCGCATCTGCGAGGGCGACGTACGCGCCGGTGATCGCGGCGGTGCGGGTGCCTCCGTCGGCCTGCAGCACGTCGCAGTCGATCACGATCGTGTTCTCACCCAGCGCCTTGGTGTCGACCACTGCGCGCAGCGCACGGCCGATCAGTCGCGAGATCTCGTGCGTGCGCCCGCCGATGCGCCCCTTGACGCTCTCCCGGTCGTTGCGGCTGTTGGTCGCACGCGGAAGCATCGAGTACTCCGCCGTCACCCACCCCTTGCCCTTGCCGGTCAGCCAGCGAGGAACGCCATTCGTGAACGATGCCGTGCACAGCACCTTGGTTCCGCCGAAGCTGATCAGAGCCGAGCCCTCGGCATGGCTGCTCCACCCGCGCTCGATCGTGATCTCGCGGAGCTGGTCGGTGGAACGGCCGTCGGCGCGGACGATGCTGGTCATGGGATTCCTTCGGTGGAGGCGGATGAAGCGGATGCTGCGGTCGGGCTACTGTCCGGGGACAGGCTCCGGAAGCGTGATGACACCGGTCTGCACGAGCTGCACGTCGCGCACCTCCCGGCCCATCAGGCGGTTGGCGAGGGCGGTGAACTCGGTCGTCGAGTCCCCCGTCGCCTCGTAGACGTACGTGGCCGTGGCGTCGGGAGACGCGAGAAGATCGCCTCGCACGAGCTGGCGATAGACATCCCCGGCGGTCTCGTCATCACTCGAGACGAGGGTCACCCCCTCCCCCATCACGTAGCTGATCGCGCCACGCAGGAAGGGGTAATGGGTGCAGCCGAGAACGAGTGTGTCGACATCCGCCTCGCGGAGCGGCGCGAGGTACTCCTCGGCGGTGGCGAGCACTTCAGGCGTGCCGGTGATGCCCCCCTCGACGAACTCGACGAAGCGCGGGCACGCCGCAGTGAAGACCTCGAGCCGTTCGTTCACCTCGAGCATGTCCTGGTAGGCGCGGGAGCCGATCGTCCCCACGGTGCCGATGACCCCGACGCGGCCGTTGCGAGTCGTCGACACGGCTCGTCGCACTGCCGGGCCGATCACCTCGACGACCGGAATGTCGTAGCGCTCTCTGGCGTCGCGCAGCATGGCCGCCGATGCCGTGTTGCAGGCGATCACGAGCATCTTGACGCCCTGGTCGACCAGGGAATCGAGCACTTCGAGGCTGTAGCGCCGCACGTCCGCGATCGGCTTGGGGCCATAGGGCGAGTGAGCCGTGTCGCCGATGTAGACGAACGATTCCCGGGGCAGCTGGGCTCGGATGGCCCGGGCCACCGTGAGTCCGCCGACACCGGAGTCGAAGATTCCGATCGGGGCGTCGTTCATGACTACCCAGCCTACCCGCGTGCGGCGCGCGTCACGCTCAGCGACCCGGACGGCTCCCCTCACTAAGCTGAGCGGATGACGACGTCCACGGCGCTTCTGACCGATCGTTACGAACTGACCATGCTCGCCGCCGCACTGCGCGACGGCACCGCATCACGGCCGAGCGTGTTCGAACTGTTCTCACGCAGGTTGTCGGGAGGACGACGTTTCGGAGTCGTCGCCGGTACCGGTCGGCTCCTCACGCTGCTGCGACAGTTCCGCTTCGAGGATGACGAACTGCGATTCCTGCGTGACAACCAGGTGGTGGATGCCGAGTCCCTGACCTACCTCGAGAACTACCGCTTCACCGGCTCCATCCGTGGCTACCGCGAGGGCGAGCTGTACTTCCCCGGCTCCCCCATCCTCACGGTCGAGGGCAGCTTCGCCGACGCTGTCGTGCTCGAGACCCTGGCTCTCAGCGTGCTCAACCACGACTCCGCCGTCGCCACCGCCGCCTCCCGCATGAGCATCGCGGCGGGCGAGCGTCCGCTGGCCGAGATGGGCTCTCGGCGTGCCGCAGAGCAGTCCGCCGTCGCAGCCGCGCGAGCGGCCTACATCGCCGGTTTCCGGGCCACGAGCAACCTCGAGGCCGGACGACGCTGGGGTATCCCCACCATGGGCACGGCCGCGCACTCCTGGACCCTGCTGCACGAGACCGAAGAGGAGGCGTTCCGCTCGCAGATCGACTCCCTGGGAACCGACACCACCCTGCTCGTCGACACCTACGACATCCGCGCCGGGGTCGAGACGGCCATCCGCGTCGCAGGTACGGGACTCGGAGGCGTGCGGATCGACTCGGGCGACCTGCCGATCGTCGCCGCCGAGGTGCGGGCCCAGCTCGACGAGCTCGGTGCGACCGGGACACGCATCACGGTCACGAGCGATCTCGACGAGTATGCGATCGCCGCGCTGGCCGCGTCGCCCGTCGACGCTTACGGCGTGGGCACGTCGGTGGTCACGGGATCCGGATACCCCACTGCGAGCATGGTCTACAAGCTCGTGGCGCGGCAGGACTCGGACGGCGCATGGATCGGCGTCGCGAAGGCGTCGACCGACAAGGCATCTCACGGCGGGCGCAAAGCAGCGTTCCGCACCCTCGTCGACGGGGTGGCGGAGGCAGAGACCGTCGTCGTCTCCGACGGATTCGAGGAACTCGACACCCCGGCCGAGCATTCGGACGGGCGGGCGCTGCAGACGACCTTCGTCGAGAACGGCGAGATCGACGACTCGTTCGAAGGACCCGAGGGAACGGCCTCCGCCCGAGCGCACCATCTGCGGGTGCGGGAGGAGCTTCCGGTCAGAGCGCTCGCCCTGAGCAAGTCCGACCCGGCGATCCCCACCCGCTACGTCGACGCGAGCTGACGCGGCCGAGGCGGTTCAGTTCAGCCGACCATCGATTCGTAGATCTCCTTGCACGTGGGGCAGATCGGGAACTTCTCCGGATCACGGCCCGGCGTCCACTTCTTGCCGCACAGCGCACGCACCGGCTTACCGGTGATCGCCGATTCGAGGATCTTGTCCTTCTTGACGTAATGGGAGAAGCGCTCGTGGTCGCCCGGCTCGACATTCTCCTCGCGGAGGAGTTCTTCCAGTTCGCGATCAAGCGTTGCCACGCCGCCCTGATCGGGGCTGTCCAGCGGAGTACTCATGCCGAGAGTCTAGCCTCGGACGCACCCGGTTGGGCGGTCGTCACGCGGTCTCGACGAACTCCATCAGTCGCTCGCCCTCATGCTCGAAGATCCGCCCGCCGACGCCGACACCGATCGCGAAGAGCGCCACCCCTGTCGCGAGTCCGGCCCAGAACGTCGCGGGGGCGAACTGCGATCCCTCGAGCATCGTGAGCACGAGCAGCCAGATGGTCGGCACGCTCACGAGGATCGCTCCGAGGAACGCCGCAGCAGGACCGTACGCGCCACGCGACGTCGGCCGCTGAGGCTGCTGGAACGGGCTGTCTCCGGGACGCGACACGGCGTACGGCGCGATGACAGAGACGATGCTCGAGAAGCCGAGCGCCGACAGCAGCAGGCTGGCCCCGAGGCCGGTGAGGGGCAGAAGGAGACGCCAGTCATCGATCCAGAGCATCGTGAGAGGCACAGCGATCGCGAGCACGGGAACGGCCACGAGCATCACCGGGACGAGTCGGCCCAGACGATCGGGGATGCCGCGCACGCCGCTCGCCACGTGCGTCCACAGTGCGGTGGAGTCGTAGGCGACATCGTTGTGCGGCAGCCAGCCGAAGAACAGGGCCATCACCGGAACGGGCACGAGAGCGGCGATCTCGAGCGGCACGCCCGCGACGAGGAGTGGCAGGACGGACAGCACGCCGGCGATCGGGACCACGATGAGATTCATGATGTAGCGGCGGTCACGCAGCCAGTAGACGAGGCTGCGAGACGCGATCGCACCGAAGGCGTTCGACGGAAGCAGGCCGAACCAGCCGAGACCGGAGCGCTCGCGAGAGGCCACAGGACGCTCGGTCGTGGTGAGCAGTCTGCGAACCAGCCACGACCACACCGCCCAGAGCACCACCGCGGTGAGGAGGGCCACGATCCCGCTGATCCAGTTGCCGGCATCGCCATCCGTCGCGAACGAGAACAGGAACCTCGACGATGCGGCGAAAGGGGTGAACCCGATCGTCGCCGTCAGTGCCCCCACTGCGGCGGGGACCTGCCCGTCCCACTTGAGCGAGGCGAGGAACACGGCCACGGGGAATGCGATCACGATCACGGCCAGCGCGAAGAGGGCGGTGAGCTCGCGCGATCGACGCTCCGGCAGCAGCAGCGCGTTCACCGCCATGCCGATACGCGCCGCAAGCACCGTCGAGAACAGGCAGACGACGCTCATCAGCACCGCGATGAACCACGGCGCTCCGAGCCTGATCGCCACGATGCACACGCTGATGTTCACAGCGATGAGAGCCAGGCTGGGAACGCTGACCAGTGAGGCGAGCGCGAGGATCCATGGCATCTGCCGCTCGTCGACCCCGAACACGGCGAATCTGCGGGGATCCAGCTGATCCACGGCACCCACGAGGATGGGACCCACCAGGAATCCCAGGAGCAGTGCCGCGCTGCCGAGGACGATGACCGTGCGCGCGACAGCGACGGGTGCGTCGTCGAGGCTGAGGATCGCCGCGCAGACCACACCCGTGAGAATCGCCACGACGGCGAGCATGATGAGCGTCCGTACCCGACGTTCGCCGCGGAGCGATCCGATCAGGAGCGCGGCTCTCAGTCGGAGAACGTGTGCAGCCACTCGAGCCCCTCCACCTCGCCGATGCCACCGGACAGCTCGACGAACCGCGCTTCGAGCGTCTGGCCTGCGCGGACCTCGTCGATGGTGCCCTCGGCGAGCACTTCTCCCCCGACGATGATCGCGACGCGCGAGCAGACCCGCTCGACGAGATCCATCCCGTGGCTCGAGAGCACCACCGTTCCGCCGTGCGCGACATAGGCGCGCAGAATGTCGAGGATGACCGCGGAGGACACCGGATCGACGGCCTCGAACGGCTCATCGAGCACCAGGACCCTCGGCGAGTGGATCATGGCTCCCGCGAGCATGATCTTCTTGGTCATACCGGCCGAATAGTCGGAGACGACGCGATTGAGCGCCTCTCCGAGATCGAATGCGCGCGCGAGATCGGCGACGCGCTTCTCGATGACCGCCGAGGCGAGCCCCCGCAGGAGCCCGTAGTAGTAGAGCAGCTGCCGCCCGGTGAGTCGATCGAACGTGCGGAGCCGGTCGGGCAGCACACCCATCATGCGTTTCGCGGCAAGAGGCTTCGCCGACTGATCGATGCCGCAGATCACGATGTCGCCTGCATCGGCGCGCAGCAGCCCGGCGACGATCGACAGGGTCGTCGTCTTGCCGGCGCCGTTGGGACCGACGATGCCGTAGAACGAACCTGCAGGCACCGTCAGGTCGATGCCGTTGACCGCGGTGTGATCCCCGAAGTTCTTGACGAGGCCCCGAATGCGGATGGCCTCCGCACCGGAGGCCGCCTCGACTCCGGTGACAGCCTCCTCGGTCGCGTCCGCATCGGACACCGGCTCGGAGATCTCGGATGTCGTGCTCTCGTCGGCGGATGCCGTTTCTGCAGACGCGGTGGCGTCGGCGACGTCCGCCGTCGCGTCGTCGACCGGCGTGGCGTCGTCGACCGGCGTGGCGTCGTCGACCGGCGTGGCGTCGTCGACCGGCGTGGCGTCGACAACCGGTGCGACGTCGTTCATAGGAGTCTCCTCCGCCGGAGCAGGCAGATCTGTCTTCGCCCCCTCGGCTGCAGCCTCAGGCTCGTCTCCCTGAACGTGGGCAGGAGCCGGCATCTCGATCTCGATCGCCGCTTCGCTCTCGACCTGAGCGTCCGCCTCTGCCTCGGCCTCGGCCTTGGCCTTGGCCGCAGCAGCCTTCGCGGCAGCTGTCTTCGCCGCAGCGGCCTTCGCGGCCGCGGCCTTGGCCGCCGTGGTCTTCGCCGCGGAAGTGCGTGCTGCGGACTTCGCCGACGCGCTCTTCTCCACCGCAGCCTTGGCGGCGACCGTCTTCGCCGCGGCCGCCCTGGCTGCCGGAGTGGATCCCTGCGCGGCTGAGGTCTTCGCAGCAGCGGTCTTGGCCGCAGCCGTCTTCGCGGCGGTGGTCCTCGCAGCGGTGGTCTTGGCAGCAGCGGATCGCGCCGATGACGTCTTCGCCGCAGCCGCGCGAGTGGTCGTGTCGCGGGTCGCGTTCTTGGCGGCAGTCGTGCGAGCGGCGGTGGTCTTTTTCGATGCCGCCGATCGCGGAGCGCCGCTCTCGGTGGTCCGGTCGATCTTCAGCGCCGGTTCTGCGACCACCTCGACGGTGACCGCGGCCT
This genomic interval carries:
- the rdgB gene encoding RdgB/HAM1 family non-canonical purine NTP pyrophosphatase, with translation MKVVLATHNPHKVAEFQQIVASARPDLEIIAYDGPEPVEDGVTFAENALIKARAASAHTGLAALADDSGICVDVLGGSPGVFSAYWAGQKKDAAANLELLLDQLRDIADPHRAAHFNSTIALVTPDGAEHVVVGNWPGRLAREASGGGGFGYDPIFVPDGQPEGAERTVGDLTAGEKQAQSHRARAFAELLPLLAAL
- the murI gene encoding glutamate racemase; protein product: MNDAPIGIFDSGVGGLTVARAIRAQLPRESFVYIGDTAHSPYGPKPIADVRRYSLEVLDSLVDQGVKMLVIACNTASAAMLRDARERYDIPVVEVIGPAVRRAVSTTRNGRVGVIGTVGTIGSRAYQDMLEVNERLEVFTAACPRFVEFVEGGITGTPEVLATAEEYLAPLREADVDTLVLGCTHYPFLRGAISYVMGEGVTLVSSDDETAGDVYRQLVRGDLLASPDATATYVYEATGDSTTEFTALANRLMGREVRDVQLVQTGVITLPEPVPGQ
- a CDS encoding cation diffusion facilitator family transporter; translated protein: MHDHAPAAGGIRSANHRRLLAISLTLTATIMVVQIVGALLTGSLALLADAAHMFTDASALVIALIAAAVAARPADDRRTFGYQRAEVFGALINAIILILLAGWVGVEAIGRLINPGETEVVGGLMLIVAVVGLVANAISMWLLSRAQRTSMNVRGAYLEVMGDLIGSAMVIIAAIVIVTTGWMPADALASIMIAVLIIPRAIALLREVFSVLSESAPQGTAVSEIRQHLLDYDGVVGVHDVHVWQLTRGAPVFSAHVSVDPALLADGRSAKLLSDLQSCLSHHFDVAHSTFQIEPAEQSDCQPHHA
- a CDS encoding dihydrofolate reductase family protein, with translation MRELTYYVGVTLDGFIAGPDDEVDFFPVTAAFADALGTELPDIQPAHVRAARGGASAAVTRFDTVVMGRRTYEPALQVGITDPYSQLRTVVFSRSLNDPGEANVEIVRTDPVARVRALKAEPGLGIYLAGGAGLAGVLLDEIDRLIVKKYPTIAGSGIPMASHPFAPTQFRLDEVRSFDNGCVVLEYSRQR
- the rph gene encoding ribonuclease PH encodes the protein MTSIVRADGRSTDQLREITIERGWSSHAEGSALISFGGTKVLCTASFTNGVPRWLTGKGKGWVTAEYSMLPRATNSRNDRESVKGRIGGRTHEISRLIGRALRAVVDTKALGENTIVIDCDVLQADGGTRTAAITGAYVALADAIEWGREKKFIGKNATPLLDSVAAISVGIIDGEPMLDLAYVEDVRAETDMNIVVTGRGLFVEVQGTAEGAPFDKRELDALLDLGVAGCADLKDHQLKALAG
- a CDS encoding ABC transporter ATP-binding protein, which gives rise to MTASSPDDPAAQAVDATPAAPKKTSARTTPAKKTSGARVPSKAAADKAAVTVEVVAEPALKIDRTTESGAPRSAASKKTTAARTTAAKNATRDTTTRAAAAKTSSARSAAAKTTAARTTAAKTAAAKTAAAKTSAAQGSTPAARAAAAKTVAAKAAVEKSASAKSAARTSAAKTTAAKAAAAKAAAAKTAAAKAAAAKAKAEAEAEADAQVESEAAIEIEMPAPAHVQGDEPEAAAEGAKTDLPAPAEETPMNDVAPVVDATPVDDATPVDDATPVDDATPVDDATADVADATASAETASADESTTSEISEPVSDADATEEAVTGVEAASGAEAIRIRGLVKNFGDHTAVNGIDLTVPAGSFYGIVGPNGAGKTTTLSIVAGLLRADAGDIVICGIDQSAKPLAAKRMMGVLPDRLRTFDRLTGRQLLYYYGLLRGLASAVIEKRVADLARAFDLGEALNRVVSDYSAGMTKKIMLAGAMIHSPRVLVLDEPFEAVDPVSSAVILDILRAYVAHGGTVVLSSHGMDLVERVCSRVAIIVGGEVLAEGTIDEVRAGQTLEARFVELSGGIGEVEGLEWLHTFSD
- the ligD gene encoding non-homologous end-joining DNA ligase — its product is MVAEAQNVQIDGRRLRITNLDKVVYPETGTTKGEIIAYYTAIAPHLLPLLAGRPVTRKRWVEGVGTADAPADAFFTKQLEPGAPEWIPRQPIRHSDGPKEYPLVQDVPTLVWLAQVAAIELHVPQWRFASDGMPGKPDRLVLDLDPGPGVGLAQCAEVARIARSLLSDIGLDPVPVTSGSKGIHLYAALPGQQTSAEISAVVKEIARLIETEHPDLATSTMAKAARGGKVFLDWSQNNGKKTTISPYSMRGRAHPWVAAPRTWDELDDPDLAQLDFATVLERAGSGQDPIAPLLAAQEGPPDTTSAPGPRVDAHGANSHASRHRPRTTGAAPLASSSPPSVSPMLAENGTPAIARTLSSPSWVEVKWDGIRAIGTWADGRMLLHARSGTDITARYPELTADGAPFLPVSDAIIDGEIVAFDAQGRPSFSMLQNRMHLTRPREIEREVVRTPIVYMAFDLLRLNGHDLSTMALSERRTLLEEVVADLDAPVQVPPVFDDLDAALAASDEFGLEGVVVKDPSSRYRPGQRSPAWLKIKHTRMQEVVIVGIRPGKGDREGTFGSLLLAVPESGRLRYVGRVGTGFTDRMLRDLLSRLAPLRTDSAPLEDVPALDASDALWVRPELVGEVEFANWTPDGVLRHSRWRGLRPDKTPDEVIVES
- the ku gene encoding non-homologous end joining protein Ku, which produces MRTIWKGALTFGLVNVPVKVYSATEDHDVPLHQVHEKDGGRIRYQRTCEVCGETVAYADIDRAYVEEGQTVVLTKDDLAALPAEKSREIDVVEFVPSDQVDLLTLDKPYYLEPDSKSPKAYVLLRKTLEQTDRTAIVRFTLRQKTRLAALRVRGKVLVLQTLLWADEVREAAFPVLDEDVRISKKELELSASLVDSYSADFDPESFVDEYQKELRTLIDAKIEAGDTFDVADTFGEAEGDAKSGEVIDLMEALRASVARTKAARSESTGDKASTKKSPSKKKAG
- a CDS encoding nicotinate phosphoribosyltransferase produces the protein MTTSTALLTDRYELTMLAAALRDGTASRPSVFELFSRRLSGGRRFGVVAGTGRLLTLLRQFRFEDDELRFLRDNQVVDAESLTYLENYRFTGSIRGYREGELYFPGSPILTVEGSFADAVVLETLALSVLNHDSAVATAASRMSIAAGERPLAEMGSRRAAEQSAVAAARAAYIAGFRATSNLEAGRRWGIPTMGTAAHSWTLLHETEEEAFRSQIDSLGTDTTLLVDTYDIRAGVETAIRVAGTGLGGVRIDSGDLPIVAAEVRAQLDELGATGTRITVTSDLDEYAIAALAASPVDAYGVGTSVVTGSGYPTASMVYKLVARQDSDGAWIGVAKASTDKASHGGRKAAFRTLVDGVAEAETVVVSDGFEELDTPAEHSDGRALQTTFVENGEIDDSFEGPEGTASARAHHLRVREELPVRALALSKSDPAIPTRYVDAS
- a CDS encoding DUF3039 domain-containing protein, with product MSTPLDSPDQGGVATLDRELEELLREENVEPGDHERFSHYVKKDKILESAITGKPVRALCGKKWTPGRDPEKFPICPTCKEIYESMVG